A stretch of the Papaver somniferum cultivar HN1 chromosome 6, ASM357369v1, whole genome shotgun sequence genome encodes the following:
- the LOC113285884 gene encoding B3 domain-containing protein REM23-like isoform X1, which translates to MRKFVDPDGKHHFFKVLLEDDLTRMRIPEAFYPRISKASQSCERAVLWGPSGTHWVAKVKKSQDVIYLEKGWEVFVQVNGIQKYDFLVFRYEGSMQFSIKVFNMHGVPREECLAPVRSSPLVEEKIKHGRSFDCPPSGRPSTSLRSRKRRCVELQERVQQDRDESDEDESDEKDKSDEDEWDEDESDEDESDEDESDEGESDEDGLDEEDEDCVARTNGRKRGLSSRSHSAFFRIPMRAAYLKHNYVPIPWGIRREYFLDDVKKVIIIPSDASSYDREWRIRILHTKTDMRLSKGVTDFTKKKNGFNLKAGDVCHFEVVEKRSYKLVLRVWKSCT; encoded by the exons atgagGAAATTTGTTGATCCAGACGGAAAACACCATTTCTTCAAGGTCTTACTTGAAGATGATCTAACCAGAATG CGAATTCCTGAAGCATTCTATCCCAGAATATCCAAAGCTTCTCAATCATGTGAACGAGCAGTTCTTTGGGGTCCTAGTGGAACACATTGGGTTGCAAAAGTGAAGAAAAGTCAGGATGTCATCTACCTCGAAAAAGGCTGGGAAGTATTTGTCCAAGTAAATGGCATACAAAAGTACGATTTCTTAGTTTTTCGGTATGAAGGTAGCATGCAGTTTTCTATCAaggttttcaatatgcatggGGTTCCAAGGGAAGAATGTTTAGCTCCTGTTCGTTCTTCTCCGTTGGTGGAGGAGAAAATCAAGCATGGAAGGTCATTTGACTGTCCACCATCTGGAAGGCCAAGTACAAGTCTGAGATCAAGAAAGAGACGATGTGTTGAACTGCAGGAACGAGTACAACAAG ACAGGGATGAATCAGATGAAGACGAATCCGATGAAAAAGATAAGTCAGATGAAGATGAATGGGATGAAGACGAATCGGATGAAGATGAATCAGATGAGGATGAATCGGATGAAGGTGAATCAGATGAGGATGGGTTggatgaagaagatgaggattGTGTTGCACGTACAAATGGAAGAAAGCGCGGATTGTCATCCAGGTCCCATTCTGCTTTCTTCAGAATTCCAATGCGAGCAGCTTATTTGAAGCATAATTATGTG CCAATCCCATGGGGCATCAGAAGAGAGTACTTCCTGGATGACGTGAAAAAAGTTATAATTATACCTTCTGATGCTTCTTCTTATGATCGAGAGTGGAGGATTAGAATCCTTCACACAAAGACAGACATGAGGTTAAGTAAAGGTGTTACTGACTtcacaaagaagaaaaatggtttcaACTTGAAGGCAGGAGATGTGTGCCACTTTGAAGTCGTTGAGAAGAGATCTTACAAGCTTGTGTTACGA GTGTGGAAAAGCTGCACATGA
- the LOC113285884 gene encoding B3 domain-containing protein At5g18000-like isoform X3 has translation MQIPKAFYPRLSKESQSSRRAVVQGPSGAHWVTTVTKSQDGIYLEKGWQVFLRENGLRMYDFLIFKHGGSMQFSVKVFTMHGVLRGECYAPIRASLLLEERDDTNEDESDEYKSNEDELDEDKPSDDESNEDESDEYNPNEDESDENEEEHVSRPDCVRRRSASASRSSSPFFSITVRRAYLEHNYLPIPWAVRRNYFHNGLKKVKIITSDACDDRAWRIRTLNLGADIRLSKGIADFLKKKNGLNLKVGDVCHFKVIKRRSHKLVLRVEVSRRQS, from the exons ATG CAAATTCCTAAGGCGTTCTATCCCAGACTATCTAAAGAATCTCAATCGTCTAGACGGGCAGTTGTCCAGGGACCTAGTGGAGCACATTGGGTTACTACAGTGACCAAAAGTCAGGATGGCATATACCTCGAGAAAGGATGGCAAGTATTTTTACGTGAAAATGGCTTACGAATGTATGATTTCTTGATTTTTAAGCATGGAGGTAGCATGCAGTTCTCAGTTAAGGTTTTCACTATGCATGGGGTTCTGCGGGGGGAATGTTACGCTCCTATCCGCGCTTCTCTGTTATTGGAAGAAAGAGATGACACAAATGAAGATGAATCAGATGAATACAAATCAAATGAAGATGAATTAGATGAAGACAAACCAAGTGACGATGAATCAAATGAAGATGAATCAGATGAATACAATCCGAATGAAGACGAATCGGATGAAAATGAGGAGGAACATGTTTCCCGCCCAGATTGCGTAAGGCGCCGATCCGCATCGGCATCCAGGTCCAGTTCTCCTTTCTTCAGTATTACAGTGCGGCGTGCTTATCTGGAGCACAATTATCTG CCAATACCATGGGCTGTCAGAAGAAACTACTTCCACAATGGCTTGAAAAAAGTTAAAATTATAACTTCTGATGCTTGTGATGATCGAGCTTGGAGGATTAGAACTCTCAACTTAGGGGCAGACATAAGGTTAAGCAAAGGAATTGCTGACttcttaaagaagaagaatggtctGAACTTGAAGGTAGGAGATGTGTGCCACTTTAAAGTCATTAAAAGGAGATCACACAAGCTTGTGTTACGAGTTGAGGTTTCCCGCAGGCAATCTTGA
- the LOC113285884 gene encoding B3 domain-containing protein At5g18000-like isoform X2, with protein MRKLVDSDRKHHFFKILLEEDLTRMQIPKAFYPRLSKESQSSRRAVVQGPSGAHWVTTVTKSQDGIYLEKGWQVFLRENGLRMYDFLIFKHGGSMQFSVKVFTMHGVLRGECYAPIRASLLLEERDDTNEDESDEYKSNEDELDEDKPSDDESNEDESDEYNPNEDESDENEEEHVSRPDCVRRRSASASRSSSPFFSITVRRAYLEHNYLPIPWAVRRNYFHNGLKKVKIITSDACDDRAWRIRTLNLGADIRLSKGIADFLKKKNGLNLKVGDVCHFKVIKRRSHKLVLRVEVSRRQS; from the exons atgagGAAATTAGTTGATTCAGATAGAAAACACCATTTCTTCAAGATCTTACTTGAAGAAGATCTAACAAGAATG CAAATTCCTAAGGCGTTCTATCCCAGACTATCTAAAGAATCTCAATCGTCTAGACGGGCAGTTGTCCAGGGACCTAGTGGAGCACATTGGGTTACTACAGTGACCAAAAGTCAGGATGGCATATACCTCGAGAAAGGATGGCAAGTATTTTTACGTGAAAATGGCTTACGAATGTATGATTTCTTGATTTTTAAGCATGGAGGTAGCATGCAGTTCTCAGTTAAGGTTTTCACTATGCATGGGGTTCTGCGGGGGGAATGTTACGCTCCTATCCGCGCTTCTCTGTTATTGGAAGAAAGAGATGACACAAATGAAGATGAATCAGATGAATACAAATCAAATGAAGATGAATTAGATGAAGACAAACCAAGTGACGATGAATCAAATGAAGATGAATCAGATGAATACAATCCGAATGAAGACGAATCGGATGAAAATGAGGAGGAACATGTTTCCCGCCCAGATTGCGTAAGGCGCCGATCCGCATCGGCATCCAGGTCCAGTTCTCCTTTCTTCAGTATTACAGTGCGGCGTGCTTATCTGGAGCACAATTATCTG CCAATACCATGGGCTGTCAGAAGAAACTACTTCCACAATGGCTTGAAAAAAGTTAAAATTATAACTTCTGATGCTTGTGATGATCGAGCTTGGAGGATTAGAACTCTCAACTTAGGGGCAGACATAAGGTTAAGCAAAGGAATTGCTGACttcttaaagaagaagaatggtctGAACTTGAAGGTAGGAGATGTGTGCCACTTTAAAGTCATTAAAAGGAGATCACACAAGCTTGTGTTACGAGTTGAGGTTTCCCGCAGGCAATCTTGA